A genomic segment from Tolypothrix sp. NIES-4075 encodes:
- a CDS encoding NifU family protein, with product MTKLEELIQEINRFEAIVAEWDESQRCVVVGLKRAIEALHKVALMRLIKSLKKEESISALREAVNDEVVYGVLLYHELVKPPKPSLSQRVQAAIDEVRPSLKSHNGDVELVAIKLPNTVEVRFIGTCSHCPSSTLTLSQGIEQAIKKYCPEITKVIAVEKKPIVHSANNLTSPFSQNRNPPWVKLTTVDKVPESAVLAVNFAGNSLILHRQGDKISCYKNACGHLAFPLDEGTVENGILTCPSHGFQYRLDTGECLTAPDVSLQSYPVKIKGDKVFVQLLLKI from the coding sequence ATGACCAAGCTTGAGGAATTAATTCAAGAAATTAACCGCTTTGAGGCAATTGTCGCTGAGTGGGATGAAAGCCAGCGCTGTGTAGTAGTGGGGCTAAAAAGAGCAATTGAAGCTTTACATAAAGTAGCTTTAATGCGGTTGATTAAAAGCTTAAAAAAAGAAGAATCAATTTCAGCTTTACGTGAGGCAGTAAATGATGAAGTGGTATACGGAGTACTGCTGTATCACGAACTCGTAAAACCGCCCAAACCGTCTTTATCACAGCGCGTTCAAGCAGCCATTGATGAAGTTCGTCCAAGCTTAAAAAGTCATAACGGTGATGTGGAATTAGTAGCAATTAAACTACCAAATACAGTTGAAGTCAGGTTCATCGGAACTTGCAGTCATTGTCCGTCATCAACTTTGACATTATCTCAAGGAATTGAACAAGCGATTAAAAAATATTGTCCAGAAATTACCAAAGTTATCGCCGTCGAGAAGAAACCTATTGTTCATAGTGCTAATAATTTAACTAGTCCATTTTCTCAAAATAGAAATCCTCCTTGGGTTAAGTTAACAACTGTTGATAAAGTTCCGGAATCTGCTGTATTGGCAGTTAATTTTGCAGGTAATTCGCTGATTTTACATCGTCAAGGTGATAAGATAAGCTGTTACAAAAATGCTTGCGGTCACTTAGCTTTTCCTTTAGATGAGGGTACAGTTGAAAATGGTATTCTCACCTGTCCTTCTCACGGATTTCAGTACAGGTTAGATACAGGAGAATGTTTAACAGCACCCGATGTTTCTCTACAGTCGTATCCTGTAAAGATTAAGGGTGATAAAGTTTTTGTGCAACTACTATTGAAAATATAA